In Burkholderia savannae, one genomic interval encodes:
- a CDS encoding glycosyltransferase family 9 protein, with amino-acid sequence MSRLHGRFHIFARALPRLALKPLHRKPAQLRRILIAHHLLLGDTLLLTPLVAKLREQHPDAQIVLACPKAIVPLYAKRPFGVDAFAFDPRDGTSVKRLLASGPYDLGIVAGDNRHSWLALGAGCRWIVAHAGDAPAWKNWPVDELIPYPDAPAAWADFAAELVDGPAPRPYRPADWPAPQASAQLPAELRGRPYVVLHPGASTTVKCWPSERWLELAARVEAAGYLPVWSGGPSEVELVAEIGPDPGQPNLAGRLGLADLWHLLDGARAVVCPDTGVAHLARLVGVPTVALFGPGNAGIHGAGRYWQDAPFVALTIADMPCRDQPSIFRRHVEWVRRCDRNASTCVAWHGDHADCMGRLSVDAAHRALQNVLALAPSSSSR; translated from the coding sequence ATGAGCAGACTTCACGGCCGGTTCCACATCTTCGCGCGAGCGCTGCCGAGGCTTGCCCTCAAGCCGTTGCACCGCAAGCCCGCGCAACTGCGGCGCATCCTGATCGCGCATCATCTGCTGCTCGGCGATACGCTGCTGCTGACGCCGCTCGTCGCGAAGCTGCGCGAGCAGCACCCGGATGCGCAGATCGTGCTGGCGTGCCCGAAGGCGATTGTGCCGCTTTATGCAAAGCGGCCGTTCGGGGTGGACGCGTTCGCGTTCGATCCGCGCGACGGCACATCGGTCAAGCGCCTGCTCGCGTCGGGGCCGTACGACCTCGGGATCGTCGCGGGCGATAACCGCCACAGCTGGCTTGCGCTCGGCGCGGGCTGTCGCTGGATCGTCGCACATGCGGGCGACGCGCCCGCGTGGAAGAACTGGCCGGTCGACGAGCTGATTCCGTATCCGGACGCGCCCGCCGCGTGGGCCGATTTCGCCGCCGAGCTCGTCGACGGGCCCGCGCCGCGGCCGTACCGTCCGGCCGACTGGCCCGCGCCGCAGGCGAGCGCGCAGTTGCCCGCCGAGTTGCGCGGGCGGCCCTACGTCGTGCTTCATCCGGGCGCGAGCACCACGGTCAAGTGCTGGCCGTCCGAGCGCTGGCTCGAGCTCGCCGCGCGCGTGGAGGCGGCGGGCTATCTGCCCGTCTGGAGCGGCGGGCCGAGCGAGGTCGAGCTCGTGGCCGAGATCGGCCCCGATCCGGGGCAGCCGAATCTTGCCGGCCGGCTCGGCCTCGCCGATCTGTGGCATTTGCTGGATGGTGCGCGGGCGGTCGTATGTCCCGACACCGGCGTCGCGCATCTCGCGCGTCTCGTCGGCGTGCCGACCGTCGCGCTGTTCGGTCCCGGCAACGCCGGCATTCACGGCGCGGGGCGCTATTGGCAGGACGCGCCGTTCGTCGCGCTGACGATCGCGGACATGCCGTGCCGCGACCAGCCGTCGATTTTTCGGCGTCATGTCGAGTGGGTGCGGCGCTGCGATCGAAATGCGTCGACCTGCGTCGCATGGCACGGCGATCATGCGGACTGCATGGGACGTCTTTCAGTGGATGCGGCGCATCGTGCGCTGCAAAACGTTCTGGCGCTTGCGCCGTCAAGTTCAAGTCGATGA
- a CDS encoding glycosyltransferase family 4 protein: protein MKIGLSCNAFRYGGGLERYAIDLARGLADVGFRPAVFARSFDPSVPEYGRVEPHRINVSFLPGKCRDAWFSWRLRVARRASPVDVLIGCNRVDSSEIAICGGTHLGFLDALGRTPTFFDRRQIALERRQYERARFVVAHSVLMRDELRRFYGLGDDKIRVLFPPVDAARFAPVGAARRAELRRRFGFADDEIVLLFPSSSHERKGLPLIEAVLRDGGPPVVVAVAGRPPERTSQRLRYVGYVKDIEDGYRAADFTILASKYEPFGLVGIESVMCGTPVILSSNIGCCDAIAPSAKLVFTPGDAAGLRATLGDAVQRARAGAAHVESSAAAHAAIRYDSSVARHVEQLLDLAAETGGRGRDEPR from the coding sequence ATGAAGATCGGCCTGTCCTGCAATGCGTTCAGGTACGGCGGCGGGCTCGAGCGCTACGCGATCGACCTCGCGCGCGGTCTGGCCGATGTCGGGTTTCGGCCTGCGGTTTTTGCGCGTTCGTTCGATCCGTCGGTGCCGGAGTACGGGCGCGTCGAGCCGCACCGCATCAACGTGTCGTTCCTGCCCGGCAAGTGCCGCGACGCCTGGTTTTCGTGGCGGCTGCGCGTCGCCCGCCGCGCGTCACCCGTCGACGTGCTGATCGGCTGCAACCGGGTCGATTCGTCGGAGATCGCGATCTGCGGCGGCACCCATCTCGGATTTCTCGACGCGCTCGGTCGTACGCCGACCTTCTTCGATCGCCGCCAGATCGCGCTCGAGCGCCGTCAATATGAACGTGCGCGCTTCGTCGTTGCGCACTCGGTGCTGATGCGCGACGAACTGCGTCGTTTCTACGGGCTCGGCGACGACAAGATCCGCGTGTTGTTCCCGCCCGTCGACGCCGCGCGCTTCGCGCCGGTCGGCGCCGCGCGCCGCGCCGAGCTACGCAGGCGCTTCGGCTTCGCCGACGACGAGATCGTGCTCCTGTTCCCGTCGAGCAGCCACGAGCGCAAAGGGCTGCCGCTCATCGAAGCGGTGCTGCGCGACGGTGGGCCGCCCGTCGTCGTCGCGGTCGCGGGCAGGCCGCCGGAGCGGACGTCGCAGCGGCTGCGCTACGTCGGCTACGTGAAGGACATCGAGGACGGTTACCGCGCCGCCGATTTCACGATCCTCGCATCGAAATACGAGCCGTTCGGGCTCGTCGGCATCGAATCGGTGATGTGCGGCACGCCTGTCATTCTGTCGTCGAACATCGGCTGCTGCGACGCGATCGCGCCGTCGGCGAAGCTCGTGTTCACCCCCGGCGATGCGGCCGGGTTGCGCGCGACGTTGGGCGACGCGGTGCAGCGGGCGAGGGCGGGCGCGGCGCACGTCGAATCGAGCGCGGCGGCGCACGCGGCCATCCGGTACGATTCGAGCGTCGCGCGCCACGTCGAGCAATTACTCGACCTGGCCGCCGAGACCGGAGGCCGCGGGCGCGACGAACCGCGATGA
- the msbA gene encoding lipid A export permease/ATP-binding protein MsbA: protein MSVKPTLSKPIGGQDASSPAVVMRRLWPYVKPLVWVLVAGVLAMAAVAATEAGIPALLKPLLDHGFGSKGDMTTKLYVPAAVVGLALARALAQYASGYLLQYVSNRILLDLRIQMFERMIHTGVSFFQRETASTVINAIVFEVNQVLSVLMSVTITLVRDSLTVVFLLGYLFYLNWRLTLIVAILLPCIGWLVGKINRRLRRLNREHQMLTNQLAYIVEETVGGYKVVKVHNGEPYEIGRFNELSRKLRGYSMRMTVSGGLAQPLTQFLASIALAIVLTIAVVQSANDQTTVGGFVAFVTAMLLIISPLKHLMDVNQPLQRGMTAAELIFGLIDEPREPEGGGKPLARASGAIEFSHVSFSYGMPRDGRQTLDDVSFTVAPGEMVALAGPSGSGKTTLVNLLPRFFDPSSGSVRVDGVALPEYSLHDLRNQIAMVSQDVVLFNDSIAANVAYGQTPERDRVEAALRAANLWDTVTAMPEGIDTLVGDNGMRLSGGQRQRLAIARAIYKDAPILILDEATSALDSESERHVQAALETLMKGRTTLVIAHRLSTIERSDRILVLEGGKIVESGSHRELLEQRGLYAHLHRIQFQQDAG, encoded by the coding sequence TTGAGCGTCAAGCCTACCCTAAGCAAACCGATCGGCGGCCAGGACGCGTCGTCGCCCGCCGTCGTGATGCGCCGCCTCTGGCCGTATGTGAAACCGCTCGTCTGGGTGCTCGTTGCCGGCGTGCTCGCGATGGCCGCGGTCGCCGCGACGGAAGCCGGGATTCCGGCGCTGCTGAAGCCGCTTCTCGACCACGGCTTCGGCTCGAAGGGCGACATGACGACGAAGCTGTACGTGCCCGCCGCAGTCGTCGGCCTCGCGCTTGCGCGAGCGCTTGCGCAATACGCGTCCGGCTATCTGCTGCAGTACGTGTCGAATCGCATCCTGCTCGATCTGCGCATCCAGATGTTCGAGCGGATGATCCATACCGGCGTGTCGTTCTTCCAGCGCGAGACGGCGAGCACGGTGATCAACGCGATCGTGTTCGAAGTGAACCAGGTGCTGAGCGTGCTGATGAGCGTCACGATCACGCTCGTGCGCGATTCGCTGACGGTCGTCTTCCTGCTCGGCTACCTGTTCTATCTGAACTGGCGGCTGACGCTCATCGTCGCGATCCTGCTGCCCTGCATCGGCTGGCTCGTCGGCAAGATCAACCGGCGGCTGCGCCGTTTGAATCGCGAGCACCAGATGCTCACGAACCAGCTCGCGTACATCGTCGAGGAGACGGTCGGCGGCTACAAGGTCGTCAAGGTCCACAACGGCGAGCCATACGAGATCGGGCGCTTCAACGAACTGAGCCGCAAGCTGCGCGGCTATTCGATGCGGATGACGGTGTCGGGCGGGCTGGCGCAGCCGCTCACGCAGTTTCTCGCGTCAATCGCGCTCGCAATCGTGCTGACGATCGCGGTGGTCCAGTCGGCGAACGATCAGACGACGGTCGGCGGTTTCGTCGCGTTCGTGACCGCGATGTTGCTCATCATTTCGCCGCTCAAGCACCTGATGGACGTGAACCAGCCGCTGCAGCGCGGGATGACCGCGGCCGAGCTGATCTTCGGGCTGATCGACGAGCCGCGCGAGCCGGAAGGCGGCGGCAAGCCGCTCGCGCGCGCGTCGGGCGCGATCGAGTTCAGCCACGTGTCGTTCTCGTACGGCATGCCGCGCGACGGCCGGCAGACGCTCGACGACGTGTCGTTTACCGTCGCGCCGGGCGAGATGGTCGCGCTTGCCGGGCCGTCGGGCAGCGGCAAGACGACGCTCGTCAATCTGCTGCCGCGCTTTTTCGACCCGTCGTCGGGCTCGGTGCGCGTCGACGGCGTCGCGCTTCCCGAGTACAGCCTGCACGACCTGCGCAACCAGATCGCGATGGTGAGCCAGGACGTCGTGCTGTTCAACGATTCGATCGCGGCGAACGTCGCATACGGCCAGACGCCGGAGCGCGATCGCGTCGAGGCGGCGCTGCGCGCCGCGAATCTGTGGGACACCGTCACCGCGATGCCGGAAGGCATCGACACGCTCGTCGGCGACAACGGGATGCGGCTGTCGGGCGGCCAGCGCCAGCGGCTCGCGATCGCGCGCGCGATCTACAAGGATGCGCCGATCCTGATTCTCGACGAGGCGACATCCGCGCTCGATTCCGAATCCGAGCGGCACGTGCAGGCCGCGCTCGAGACGCTGATGAAGGGGCGTACGACGCTCGTGATCGCGCACCGTCTGTCGACGATCGAACGCTCGGACCGGATTCTCGTGCTCGAAGGGGGCAAGATCGTCGAAAGCGGCAGCCATCGCGAACTGCTCGAGCAGCGCGGGTTGTACGCGCATTTGCATCGCATTCAGTTCCAGCAGGACGCAGGGTGA
- the dnaE gene encoding DNA polymerase III subunit alpha, with amino-acid sequence MSDPRFVHLRVHSEFSIADGIVRLDDIVKAAAEDGQGALALTDLGNAFGLVRFYKEARDAGIKPIAGCDVWITNHDDRDKPSRLLLLVKDKRGYLNLCELLSKAWLTNQYRGRAELDASWLEGELAEGLLALSGAQQGDIGLALAAGNEAAARRHAERWAKTFPGGFYIELQRYGQPGAEAYIQQAVTIAAELKLPVVATHPLQFMTTDDFTAHEARVCISEGDILANPRRQKRFTTDQFFRTQHDMVALFADLPSALANTVEIAKRCNLTLELGKPKLPLFPTPDGMSLDDYLVQLSKEGLEKRLAQLYPDEAAREAQRDTYYQRLDFECGTIKKMGFPGYFLIVADFINWAKNNGVPVGPGRGSGAGSLVAYSLGITDLDPLRYNLLFERFLNPERVSMPDFDIDFCQHGRDRVIQYVKEKYGADAVSQIATFGTMAAKAAVRDIGRVLDLGYMFTDGVAKLIPFKPGKHVTIADAMKEEPLLQERYDNEDEVHQLLDLAQRVEGLTRNVGMHAGGVLIAPGKLTDFCPLYTQGDEGGVVSQYDKDDVEAVGLVKFDFLGLTTLTILDWAERYIRRLDPTKADWSLAQVPLDDPTSFQILKKANTVAVFQLESRGMQGMLKDAQPDRFEDIIALVSLYRPGPMDLIPSFCARKHGREKVEYPDMRVEPVLKETYGIMVYQEQVMQMAQIIGGYSLGGADLLRRAMGKKKPEEMAKHREIFAEGAAKNGLAREKSDEIFDLMEKFAGYGFNKSHAAAYALLAYYTAWLKAHHPAEFMAANMTLAMDDTDKVKILYDDCVLNNLAVLPPDINQSHYRFEPVAEAGGKRSRTIRYGLGAIKGSGQNAIEEILRAREEKPFADLFDFCERIDRRVVNRRTIEALIRAGAFDSLHASRAQLLASVPLAMEAAEQAAANALQAGLFDIGGEPAHQHALVDEPAWDDKRRLQEEKSALGFYLSGHLFDAYRDEVRRFVRQKLGELKEGRDKVVAGVIASLRTQMTQRGKMVIALLDDGTGQCEVTVFNEQFDVNRALFKEDELLIVQGQARNDAFTGGIRFTADSVMDIERARSRYAQAVRMTMNGNADAAALRRVLEAHVAKPDETPAAEAPAPRGGRDGGRRAQPVIPNGLAVRIAYSNARAQGEMRLGDAWRVKPSDALLADLRAAFGGSVVEIVY; translated from the coding sequence ATGTCAGATCCCCGTTTCGTTCATCTTCGCGTTCACTCCGAATTCTCGATTGCCGACGGCATCGTGCGTCTCGACGATATCGTCAAGGCGGCGGCCGAAGACGGTCAGGGCGCGCTCGCCCTCACCGACCTCGGCAACGCGTTCGGTCTCGTCCGTTTCTACAAGGAAGCCCGCGACGCGGGCATCAAGCCGATCGCCGGCTGCGACGTCTGGATCACGAACCACGACGATCGCGACAAGCCGTCGCGGCTGCTGCTGCTCGTCAAGGACAAGCGCGGCTACCTGAATCTTTGCGAGCTGCTGTCGAAGGCGTGGCTCACGAACCAGTATCGCGGCCGCGCGGAGCTCGACGCGAGCTGGCTCGAAGGCGAGCTCGCCGAAGGGCTGCTCGCGCTGTCCGGCGCGCAGCAGGGCGATATCGGCCTCGCGCTCGCGGCCGGCAACGAAGCGGCCGCGCGCCGCCATGCCGAGCGCTGGGCGAAGACGTTTCCGGGCGGTTTCTACATCGAATTGCAGCGCTACGGCCAGCCGGGCGCCGAAGCGTACATCCAGCAGGCGGTGACGATCGCCGCCGAGCTGAAGCTGCCCGTCGTCGCGACGCATCCGCTGCAGTTCATGACGACCGACGATTTCACCGCGCACGAGGCGCGCGTGTGCATCTCGGAAGGCGACATCCTGGCGAATCCGCGCCGCCAGAAGCGCTTCACGACCGATCAATTCTTCCGCACGCAGCACGACATGGTCGCGCTGTTCGCCGACCTGCCGTCGGCGCTCGCGAACACGGTCGAGATCGCGAAGCGCTGCAACCTGACGCTCGAGCTCGGCAAGCCGAAGCTGCCGCTCTTCCCGACGCCCGACGGGATGTCGCTCGACGACTACCTCGTGCAGTTGTCGAAGGAGGGGCTCGAGAAGCGCCTCGCGCAGCTCTATCCGGACGAGGCCGCGCGCGAAGCGCAGCGCGACACGTACTATCAGCGCCTCGATTTCGAGTGCGGCACGATCAAGAAGATGGGCTTTCCGGGCTACTTCCTGATCGTCGCGGACTTCATCAACTGGGCGAAGAACAATGGCGTGCCGGTGGGCCCCGGCCGGGGCTCGGGCGCGGGCTCGCTCGTCGCGTACTCGCTCGGCATCACGGATCTCGATCCGCTGCGCTACAACCTGCTGTTCGAGCGTTTCCTGAATCCGGAGCGGGTGTCGATGCCCGACTTCGACATCGACTTCTGCCAGCACGGCCGCGACCGCGTGATCCAGTACGTGAAGGAGAAGTACGGCGCGGATGCCGTGTCGCAGATCGCGACGTTCGGCACGATGGCCGCGAAGGCGGCCGTGCGCGACATCGGGCGCGTGCTCGACCTCGGCTACATGTTCACCGACGGCGTCGCGAAGCTGATCCCGTTCAAGCCGGGCAAGCACGTGACGATCGCCGACGCGATGAAGGAAGAGCCGCTCCTGCAGGAGCGCTACGACAACGAAGACGAAGTCCACCAGTTGCTCGATCTCGCGCAGCGCGTCGAGGGCCTGACGCGCAACGTCGGGATGCACGCGGGCGGCGTGCTGATCGCGCCCGGCAAGCTGACCGACTTTTGCCCGCTCTACACGCAGGGCGATGAGGGCGGCGTCGTCAGCCAGTACGACAAGGACGACGTCGAAGCCGTCGGCCTCGTGAAGTTCGACTTTCTGGGCCTCACGACGCTCACGATTCTCGACTGGGCCGAGCGCTACATCCGCCGGCTCGATCCGACGAAGGCCGACTGGTCGCTCGCGCAGGTGCCGCTCGACGATCCCACTTCGTTCCAGATCCTGAAGAAGGCGAACACGGTCGCCGTGTTCCAGCTGGAAAGCCGCGGCATGCAGGGCATGCTGAAGGATGCGCAGCCCGACCGCTTCGAGGACATCATCGCGCTCGTGTCGTTGTACCGTCCGGGCCCGATGGACCTGATTCCGAGCTTCTGCGCGCGCAAGCACGGGCGCGAGAAGGTCGAGTATCCCGACATGCGCGTCGAACCCGTCCTGAAAGAGACCTACGGGATCATGGTCTATCAGGAGCAGGTGATGCAGATGGCGCAGATCATCGGCGGCTACTCGCTCGGCGGCGCAGACTTGCTGCGCCGCGCGATGGGCAAGAAGAAGCCCGAGGAGATGGCCAAGCACCGCGAGATCTTCGCCGAGGGCGCCGCGAAGAACGGCCTCGCGCGCGAGAAGTCCGACGAAATCTTCGACTTGATGGAGAAGTTCGCGGGCTACGGCTTCAACAAATCGCACGCGGCCGCCTACGCGCTGCTCGCGTACTACACCGCGTGGCTGAAGGCGCACCATCCGGCCGAATTCATGGCGGCCAACATGACGCTCGCGATGGACGACACCGACAAGGTGAAGATCCTGTACGACGACTGCGTCTTGAACAACCTTGCGGTGCTGCCGCCGGACATCAACCAGTCGCACTACCGTTTCGAGCCGGTCGCGGAGGCCGGCGGCAAGCGCTCGCGCACGATTCGCTACGGCCTGGGCGCGATCAAGGGCAGCGGCCAGAACGCGATCGAGGAAATCCTGCGCGCGCGCGAGGAAAAGCCGTTTGCCGATCTGTTCGACTTCTGCGAGCGGATCGACCGGCGCGTCGTGAACCGCCGGACGATCGAGGCGCTGATTCGCGCGGGCGCGTTCGATTCGCTGCACGCGAGCCGCGCGCAATTGCTCGCGTCGGTGCCGCTCGCGATGGAGGCCGCCGAGCAGGCGGCCGCGAATGCGCTGCAGGCGGGGCTCTTCGACATCGGCGGCGAGCCCGCGCACCAGCACGCGCTCGTCGACGAGCCCGCATGGGACGACAAGCGCCGCCTGCAGGAAGAGAAGAGCGCGCTCGGCTTCTATCTGTCCGGCCACCTGTTCGACGCATACCGCGACGAAGTGCGCCGTTTCGTGCGCCAGAAGCTCGGCGAGCTGAAGGAAGGGCGCGACAAGGTGGTGGCGGGCGTGATCGCGTCGCTGCGCACGCAGATGACGCAGCGCGGCAAGATGGTGATCGCGCTGCTCGACGACGGCACCGGCCAGTGCGAAGTCACCGTGTTCAACGAGCAGTTCGACGTCAACCGCGCGCTTTTCAAGGAAGACGAGCTGCTGATCGTCCAGGGGCAGGCGCGCAACGATGCGTTCACGGGCGGAATCCGCTTCACGGCTGATTCGGTGATGGATATCGAGCGCGCGCGCAGCCGTTACGCGCAGGCGGTGCGCATGACGATGAACGGCAACGCGGACGCGGCGGCGCTGCGCCGCGTGCTCGAAGCGCACGTCGCGAAGCCCGACGAGACGCCGGCAGCCGAAGCGCCGGCGCCGCGCGGCGGCCGCGACGGCGGGCGGCGCGCGCAGCCCGTGATACCGAACGGCCTCGCCGTGCGGATCGCCTACAGCAACGCGCGCGCGCAAGGCGAGATGCGCTTGGGCGACGCGTGGCGCGTGAAGCCGAGCGACGCGTTGCTCGCCGATCTGCGCGCGGCGTTCGGCGGCAGCGTCGTCGAGATCGTCTACTGA